A genomic region of Salinibacter pepae contains the following coding sequences:
- a CDS encoding ABC transporter ATP-binding protein translates to MPALSVSSLSKTYRTGLLRRSTVRALDGISLAVKEGAIFGLLGPNGAGKTTLVKILLGLVRPSAGTARLFGRPAGTPAARHRIGFVPENHRFPGFFTATQTLHAYGRLADVPRAERNDRIPHLLDRLALDGRGDTKVETFSKGMLQRLGLAQALLNEPDLLFLDEPTGGVDPVGRRAIRDIVLELRDEGKTIFLNSHLLSEVEKVCTQIAILRDGSLVRQGSVEELTAVDRVYDLVATSVPDSLLNTSELPLTPGPDGSSAASGLDQYRVHADDRATLNAVVDRLRSAGVEIESITPLRQSLEDYFIDVVDSPT, encoded by the coding sequence ATGCCCGCCCTCTCCGTCTCGTCGCTGTCGAAGACCTACCGCACCGGACTCCTGCGTCGCTCGACGGTGCGGGCGCTCGACGGCATCTCGCTCGCGGTGAAGGAGGGCGCAATTTTTGGGCTCCTTGGCCCCAACGGCGCGGGGAAAACGACCCTCGTCAAGATTCTGCTCGGGCTCGTCCGCCCCTCCGCCGGCACCGCGCGCCTCTTCGGCCGGCCCGCCGGCACCCCGGCCGCCCGCCACCGGATCGGGTTCGTCCCCGAGAACCACCGCTTTCCGGGCTTCTTCACGGCCACCCAGACGCTTCACGCCTACGGGCGCCTGGCCGACGTGCCCCGGGCCGAGCGCAATGATCGCATTCCTCACCTGCTGGACCGCCTCGCCCTCGACGGGCGGGGGGACACGAAGGTGGAGACCTTCTCGAAGGGCATGCTTCAGCGACTCGGGCTGGCCCAGGCGCTCCTCAACGAGCCCGACCTGCTCTTTCTCGACGAGCCCACCGGCGGCGTCGATCCGGTGGGGCGCCGTGCCATTCGCGACATCGTACTGGAGCTTCGAGACGAGGGCAAAACGATCTTCCTCAACTCACACCTGCTCTCCGAGGTGGAGAAGGTGTGCACGCAGATCGCGATTCTGCGGGACGGGTCGCTGGTGCGGCAGGGCAGCGTCGAGGAGCTGACCGCCGTGGATCGGGTATACGACCTCGTCGCCACGTCCGTGCCCGATTCGCTCCTGAATACGTCCGAGCTTCCCCTGACCCCCGGACCCGACGGCTCGTCCGCAGCGTCGGGCCTCGATCAGTATCGGGTCCACGCCGACGACCGGGCCACACTCAATGCGGTCGTGGACCGGTTGCGCAGTGCCGGCGTGGAAATTGAGTCCATCACCCCCCTTCGGCAGTCCCTCGAAGACTACTTCATCGACGTGGTCGATTCCCCGACCTGA
- a CDS encoding mechanosensitive ion channel family protein, which translates to MIDLLLQLGTPQAWLDSPGLQVLLLGAVRIVIILALAALVLALVRRGTERWIATVADRPATDPKRQRAVTLGALLRSTAGYVVWAIAGIMVLSEVGLDIGALIATAGIAGLAVGVGAQTLVKDVIGGIFLLFDDILHVGDLVTIDGHTGTIEEIGVRLIKLRTFDGELVMIPAGEVRTFGNKSVQWARAIVPVGLSYEQDVDAILPVMERVANEWVAAHEEIVLDETPRVQGLMDFGDSSVTARVVVRVKPGEQYAAERELRQRLKRAFDAKGIRIPFPQRTMHVARREAPARTPGAGDAPDPPTSPEPDANR; encoded by the coding sequence TTGATCGATCTCCTCCTCCAGCTCGGTACTCCGCAGGCGTGGCTCGACTCGCCCGGCCTGCAGGTCCTTCTGCTGGGGGCGGTGCGGATCGTCATTATCCTCGCCCTGGCGGCGCTGGTGCTCGCCCTGGTCCGGCGGGGGACGGAACGGTGGATCGCGACCGTCGCGGACCGTCCGGCAACCGACCCGAAGCGCCAGCGGGCCGTCACGCTCGGCGCCCTGCTCCGGTCCACGGCGGGCTACGTCGTATGGGCGATTGCGGGCATCATGGTGCTCAGCGAAGTGGGGCTCGACATCGGGGCGCTGATTGCCACCGCCGGCATCGCCGGTCTCGCCGTGGGGGTTGGGGCCCAGACCCTCGTGAAGGACGTCATCGGGGGCATTTTTCTGCTCTTCGACGACATTCTCCACGTCGGCGACCTCGTCACGATTGACGGGCACACCGGCACGATCGAGGAGATCGGGGTGCGGCTCATCAAGCTGCGGACGTTCGACGGCGAGCTCGTGATGATTCCCGCCGGAGAGGTGCGCACCTTCGGCAACAAGAGCGTGCAGTGGGCCCGTGCCATCGTGCCGGTGGGCCTCAGCTACGAGCAGGACGTGGACGCCATCCTCCCCGTCATGGAACGCGTTGCGAACGAGTGGGTGGCTGCACACGAGGAGATTGTCCTGGACGAGACGCCCCGGGTACAGGGGCTGATGGACTTTGGCGACTCGTCTGTAACAGCGCGGGTGGTCGTTCGCGTAAAGCCTGGGGAGCAGTACGCCGCGGAGCGCGAGCTGCGCCAGCGACTGAAACGGGCCTTCGACGCAAAGGGCATCAGGATTCCGTTCCCGCAGCGCACCATGCACGTCGCTCGGCGTGAGGCGCCGGCCCGCACCCCTGGGGCAGGCGACGCACCAGATCCTCCGACGTCCCCGGAACCGGACGCGAATCGATAA
- a CDS encoding phosphoglycerate kinase, giving the protein MHKFTLDDVDVRGQRVLIRVDFNVPLDTSEDGSPCVGDDTRIRAALPTIRHVLDHGGKAILVSHLGRPGGQPDPDLSLACVADHLGTLIEERVRFSSNTVGDTVEEVINGMSEGSVILLENTRFDAGEKANDEAFATALANLADVYVNDAFGAAHRAHASTAGVAEFMDVAALGRLMEDEIEALTRVRDDPAHPMVAILGGSKVSDKLGTIRALSETADHLLIGGAMSYTFLKVLGHEVGASRVEADRLETAEDLYEQAEGTITLPTDHVVAEAPEADATASVVEGDIPAELMGLDIGPATIDAYRDRILGAATVVWNGPMGVFEVGPFADGTTAIAEAMADATDDGAFSVVGGGDSVSALTRSGCDDRISHVSTGGGALLTFLEGAPLPGIEALTDA; this is encoded by the coding sequence ATGCACAAGTTCACCCTCGACGACGTCGACGTACGCGGCCAGCGCGTCCTCATCCGGGTCGACTTCAACGTGCCGCTCGACACCTCCGAGGACGGAAGCCCCTGCGTGGGGGACGACACCCGCATCCGCGCGGCCCTTCCCACCATTCGCCACGTCCTCGACCACGGCGGCAAGGCCATCCTCGTGAGCCACCTGGGGCGTCCAGGCGGTCAGCCCGACCCGGACCTGAGCCTCGCCTGCGTGGCGGATCACCTCGGCACCCTCATCGAAGAACGGGTCCGGTTCTCCAGCAACACGGTGGGGGATACCGTCGAGGAGGTGATCAACGGCATGAGCGAGGGGAGCGTGATCTTGCTGGAGAACACGCGCTTCGACGCCGGCGAGAAGGCGAACGACGAGGCCTTCGCGACGGCCCTGGCCAACCTGGCCGACGTGTACGTCAACGATGCCTTCGGCGCGGCCCACCGGGCGCACGCCTCCACCGCCGGGGTGGCCGAGTTCATGGACGTGGCGGCCCTGGGGCGCCTGATGGAGGACGAGATCGAGGCCCTGACGCGCGTCCGGGACGACCCGGCCCACCCCATGGTTGCCATCCTCGGCGGCTCCAAGGTCTCCGACAAACTGGGGACGATCCGGGCCCTGTCGGAGACGGCGGACCACCTGCTCATTGGGGGCGCCATGAGCTACACCTTCCTCAAGGTGCTCGGGCACGAGGTGGGCGCCTCCCGCGTGGAGGCCGACCGGCTGGAGACGGCCGAGGACCTGTACGAACAGGCCGAGGGGACCATCACCCTCCCCACGGATCACGTCGTGGCCGAGGCGCCGGAGGCCGACGCTACGGCCTCGGTCGTGGAGGGGGACATCCCGGCGGAGCTCATGGGCCTCGACATCGGCCCCGCCACCATCGACGCCTACCGCGACCGCATCCTCGGCGCGGCAACGGTGGTCTGGAACGGGCCCATGGGCGTGTTTGAGGTCGGCCCGTTCGCGGACGGCACGACCGCGATCGCAGAGGCCATGGCCGACGCCACGGACGACGGTGCCTTTTCGGTGGTCGGGGGCGGCGATTCGGTGTCGGCGCTGACCCGGTCCGGGTGCGACGACCGCATCAGTCACGTCTCGACCGGCGGCGGCGCCCTGCTTACGTTTCTTGAGGGTGCCCCCCTTCCCGGCATTGAGGCCCTCACGGATGCCTAG
- the gap gene encoding type I glyceraldehyde-3-phosphate dehydrogenase, with protein sequence MSIKLGINGFGRIGRLCFRALLEREEDEIEIVGINDLTDAETLATLLKYDSVHGQFPGDVHLEDSTLVVDEQGFPVFSEKDPSNLPWGDHDTDVVIESTGVFRTYDKASQHLEAGADQVVISAPAKSEVDAMVVLGVNDEILTGDEKVVSNASCTTNCLAPLVKVLDDAFGVESGLMTTVHAYTASQNIVDGPHGDLRRARTAAESIIPTTTGGAKAVGKVLPHLDGALDGMAMRVPTPDGSVTDLTAVVEQDVTVEDVNEAFYEAANGALDGILAYSDDPIVSRDIIHDPHSCIYDAPWTKVAGSQVKLVGWYDNEWGYANRTVDLVERLMNV encoded by the coding sequence ATGTCAATCAAGCTTGGAATTAATGGATTTGGTCGCATCGGGCGGCTGTGCTTTCGTGCCCTCCTGGAACGGGAGGAGGACGAGATCGAGATCGTAGGCATCAACGACCTAACAGACGCCGAGACGCTGGCCACCCTGCTCAAGTACGACTCGGTCCACGGGCAATTCCCCGGCGACGTGCACCTGGAGGACAGCACCCTCGTGGTGGACGAGCAAGGGTTTCCCGTCTTCAGCGAAAAAGATCCGTCGAACCTTCCGTGGGGCGACCACGACACCGACGTGGTAATCGAGTCCACGGGCGTGTTCCGGACCTACGACAAGGCCTCCCAGCACCTGGAGGCCGGCGCGGACCAGGTCGTCATCAGCGCCCCCGCCAAGAGCGAGGTGGACGCCATGGTGGTGCTGGGCGTCAACGACGAGATTCTCACCGGCGACGAGAAGGTGGTCTCCAACGCCAGTTGCACCACCAACTGCCTCGCCCCGCTGGTGAAGGTTCTCGACGACGCCTTCGGCGTGGAGAGCGGCCTCATGACGACCGTACACGCCTACACCGCCTCCCAGAACATCGTCGACGGCCCCCACGGCGACCTCCGTCGCGCCCGGACCGCCGCCGAGTCCATCATTCCCACCACCACGGGCGGCGCCAAGGCCGTCGGCAAGGTGCTGCCCCACCTCGACGGCGCGCTCGACGGCATGGCCATGCGCGTCCCGACCCCGGACGGCTCGGTGACCGACCTTACGGCGGTCGTGGAGCAGGACGTGACGGTCGAGGACGTCAACGAGGCCTTCTACGAAGCCGCCAACGGCGCGCTCGACGGGATCCTCGCCTACAGCGACGACCCGATCGTCTCGCGTGACATCATCCACGACCCGCACTCCTGCATCTACGACGCGCCGTGGACGAAGGTCGCCGGCTCGCAGGTGAAATTGGTCGGCTGGTACGACAACGAGTGGGGCTACGCGAACCGGACCGTGGATCTCGTGGAGCGGCTCATGAACGTATAG
- a CDS encoding tetratricopeptide repeat protein, with product MAALKTPEKTSRRQELRQNIFVDLYARALLFYDEYKQLAQGLGVALLVLILAIPGYIYYHQQQEQAANQQLGQILPVYEQGNFQQALDGAGDRAGLLAIADDYGGTDAGNLATFYAANALYQRGDYDRALTYYQRFEKENDFIGASAYAAQAAIQETRGAFERAAGLYEQAASQYQNKLTAPRYLLNAGQAYEEAGQYEAAIGVYERIQEEYPDSEQARNAERYLARAKVHQGSTSSS from the coding sequence ATGGCTGCCCTCAAAACGCCCGAAAAGACATCGCGTCGCCAAGAGCTTCGACAAAACATTTTTGTCGACCTCTACGCGCGGGCCCTTCTGTTCTACGATGAGTACAAGCAACTCGCGCAGGGGCTTGGGGTGGCGCTTCTGGTGTTGATCCTGGCCATTCCGGGATACATCTACTACCATCAACAGCAAGAACAGGCGGCCAACCAGCAGCTCGGTCAGATTCTCCCGGTGTACGAGCAGGGCAATTTTCAGCAGGCCCTCGACGGGGCGGGCGACCGGGCGGGGCTTCTCGCAATTGCCGACGACTACGGTGGCACCGACGCGGGCAACCTTGCTACCTTCTACGCCGCAAACGCCCTCTACCAGCGAGGCGACTACGACCGGGCGCTCACCTACTACCAGCGGTTCGAGAAGGAGAACGACTTCATCGGCGCCAGCGCGTACGCGGCCCAGGCGGCCATTCAGGAAACCCGGGGGGCCTTTGAGCGGGCGGCCGGTCTTTACGAACAGGCCGCCTCACAGTACCAGAACAAATTGACGGCCCCCCGATATCTGCTCAACGCGGGACAGGCCTACGAAGAGGCCGGCCAGTACGAGGCGGCCATTGGGGTCTACGAGCGGATTCAGGAGGAGTACCCGGACTCCGAGCAGGCCCGCAACGCCGAGCGGTACCTAGCGCGGGCGAAGGTGCATCAGGGCAGCACATCCTCGTCGTAG
- a CDS encoding sigma-54-dependent transcriptional regulator, with amino-acid sequence MPTILVVDDEASIRRTLREILEYEDFGVEEAVDGEEALVALRENAYDLVILDVKMPKMDGMEVLETIADEGYEVPVLMISGHGTIETAVESTKLGAFDFIEKPPDLNRLLVTVRNALDHGQLEVENRRMRQAITEQNTGDLPPIIGESDEIQAIKDTIERVAPTEARVLVSGENGTGKELVAKWLHHKSGRADEPMVEVNCAAIPSELIESELFGHEKGAFTGATEQRIGKFEQAHEGTLFLDEIGDMSLSAQAKVLRVLEEHEIERVGGEHTISVDVRVVAATNKDLMEEIEKGRFREDLYHRIGVILVDVPPLRDRREDIPPLTRHIAGRVAQRDGLPPKDFAEEAIQRLQRYDWRGNVRELHNVIERLLILVEGDVIEGDDIDQFVQPGGNGDGPTQELIEAYDDFSDARDQFEKHFIQHKLHEHDWNVSQTAETIGIQRSHLYNKLNKFGLERGD; translated from the coding sequence ATGCCCACGATTCTGGTCGTAGACGACGAGGCGAGCATCCGGCGGACGCTCCGCGAAATTTTGGAGTACGAGGACTTTGGCGTGGAGGAGGCGGTCGACGGGGAGGAGGCGCTGGTGGCCCTCCGCGAGAATGCCTACGACCTGGTGATCCTCGACGTGAAGATGCCGAAGATGGACGGCATGGAGGTTCTCGAAACGATCGCCGACGAGGGCTACGAGGTGCCGGTCCTCATGATCAGCGGCCACGGCACCATCGAGACCGCCGTGGAATCGACCAAGCTGGGGGCGTTCGACTTTATCGAAAAGCCGCCGGACCTCAACCGCCTGCTGGTGACCGTCCGCAACGCCCTGGACCACGGGCAGCTGGAGGTCGAAAACCGCCGGATGCGACAGGCGATCACCGAGCAGAATACCGGGGACCTGCCCCCCATCATTGGGGAGAGCGACGAGATCCAAGCGATCAAGGACACGATCGAGCGGGTGGCCCCCACGGAGGCGCGGGTGCTCGTCTCCGGCGAGAACGGCACCGGCAAGGAGCTCGTGGCCAAGTGGCTGCACCACAAGTCGGGCCGGGCCGACGAACCGATGGTGGAGGTCAACTGTGCCGCGATCCCGAGTGAGCTGATCGAGAGTGAGCTGTTTGGGCACGAGAAGGGGGCCTTCACCGGGGCCACGGAGCAGCGCATCGGCAAGTTCGAACAGGCCCACGAGGGCACGCTGTTTTTGGACGAGATCGGGGACATGAGCCTCTCGGCGCAGGCAAAGGTGCTTCGCGTGCTGGAGGAGCACGAAATTGAGCGGGTCGGGGGGGAGCACACCATTTCGGTCGATGTCCGGGTGGTGGCCGCTACCAACAAGGACCTGATGGAAGAGATCGAAAAGGGACGGTTTCGGGAGGACCTCTATCACCGCATCGGGGTTATCCTCGTCGATGTGCCCCCGCTCCGGGACCGGCGGGAAGACATCCCGCCGCTGACCCGACACATTGCCGGGCGGGTGGCCCAGCGCGACGGCCTTCCGCCGAAGGACTTCGCGGAGGAGGCGATCCAGCGGCTGCAGCGGTACGACTGGCGGGGGAATGTCCGCGAGCTGCACAACGTCATCGAGCGCCTCCTCATTCTCGTTGAGGGCGATGTGATTGAGGGGGACGACATCGATCAATTTGTGCAGCCGGGCGGAAACGGGGACGGCCCGACCCAAGAGCTCATCGAGGCGTACGACGACTTTAGTGACGCCCGCGACCAGTTCGAAAAGCACTTTATCCAGCACAAGCTCCACGAACACGACTGGAACGTAAGCCAGACGGCCGAAACGATCGGCATCCAGCGATCCCACCTCTACAACAAGCTCAACAAGTTCGGGCTTGAGCGGGGGGACTAG
- a CDS encoding ABC transporter ATP-binding protein yields MDTPLLQVDALLKQYDTGGDEPLTVLRDLDLAVQEGEILAIVGESGTGKSTLLHLLGALDRPTDGTVRFAGTDLFAKSDEELAAFRNRSIGFVFQFHHLLPEFTALENVAMPALIQHRSLADVTPRAQELLALLGLDDRADHRPRTLSGGEKQRVAIARALMNEPALVLMDEPTGNLDARTAEPLHREIERLSREMVHTFVLASHDPSLAEVAGRVLRLEHGTLHPLAAADEMAPEASPSDDGHAGG; encoded by the coding sequence GTGGACACGCCGCTGCTTCAGGTCGACGCCCTCCTCAAGCAATACGACACTGGGGGGGACGAGCCCCTCACTGTGCTGCGGGACCTCGATCTGGCCGTACAGGAGGGAGAAATTCTCGCCATCGTGGGGGAGAGTGGAACCGGAAAGTCCACGCTCCTGCACCTGCTGGGGGCGCTGGACCGGCCGACCGACGGCACGGTCCGGTTTGCCGGGACGGACCTCTTCGCGAAGAGCGACGAGGAGCTCGCGGCCTTCCGCAATCGGTCGATCGGGTTCGTCTTTCAGTTCCACCACCTGCTCCCGGAGTTTACGGCCCTTGAAAACGTGGCCATGCCGGCCCTCATCCAGCACCGCTCCCTGGCGGACGTCACGCCGCGGGCCCAGGAATTGCTCGCCCTGTTGGGCCTGGACGACCGTGCCGACCACCGGCCCCGGACCCTCTCGGGCGGAGAAAAGCAACGAGTGGCCATTGCCCGGGCCCTCATGAACGAGCCGGCGCTGGTGCTCATGGACGAACCGACCGGCAACCTGGACGCCCGCACGGCCGAGCCCCTGCACCGCGAGATTGAGCGGCTAAGCCGAGAGATGGTCCACACCTTTGTGCTGGCCTCGCACGATCCGTCCCTGGCCGAGGTGGCCGGGCGCGTTCTTCGACTCGAACACGGCACGCTGCACCCGCTGGCCGCAGCCGACGAGATGGCCCCTGAAGCCAGCCCCTCCGATGACGGGCACGCGGGGGGCTGA
- a CDS encoding LON peptidase substrate-binding domain-containing protein, with translation MDSIDSLPLFPLSLVLYPGEQLTLHIFEDRYRALTAYCLEHEVPFGIVRTDGESWADVGTTARIEEIVKQYDDGRSDIVVRGEERFQIDTVHDDQASYYTADVALIEDEDTTVDLDLKERAITQHMKLLELAGRTVRPDLYEDVDRLSFVLAQNGALDGGQKQEVLEGRTENERIRYLIHHFESIIPRIEEQEGVRRRIRSNGHFKDFPPEEV, from the coding sequence ATGGACTCGATTGACTCCCTTCCCCTGTTCCCGCTGAGCCTCGTCCTGTACCCGGGTGAGCAGCTGACCCTCCACATCTTTGAGGACCGGTACAGGGCCCTCACCGCGTACTGCCTGGAGCATGAGGTGCCCTTCGGCATCGTCCGGACCGACGGGGAGTCCTGGGCGGACGTGGGCACGACGGCCCGCATCGAGGAGATCGTGAAGCAGTACGACGATGGGCGTTCGGACATCGTGGTGCGCGGCGAGGAGCGATTCCAGATTGACACCGTCCACGACGACCAGGCGAGCTACTACACCGCCGATGTCGCGCTGATTGAGGACGAGGACACGACCGTCGACCTCGACCTGAAAGAGCGGGCCATCACGCAACACATGAAGCTGCTGGAACTGGCCGGCCGCACCGTTCGCCCCGACCTGTACGAGGATGTGGACCGCTTGTCGTTCGTCTTGGCCCAAAACGGTGCCCTGGACGGGGGGCAGAAGCAAGAGGTGCTTGAAGGAAGAACCGAGAACGAACGAATCCGCTACCTCATTCACCACTTCGAGTCAATCATCCCCCGCATCGAAGAGCAGGAAGGAGTGCGGCGGCGCATTCGTTCTAACGGGCACTTCAAAGACTTTCCCCCCGAAGAGGTCTAG
- a CDS encoding MBL fold metallo-hydrolase, whose amino-acid sequence MPEIGPYTLHTVDTGRFGLDGGAMFGIVPKPLWSQRIEPDGQNRIPLSMRCLLLIGGDRVVLIDTGVGDTFEDTKFQDIFAVDHSGATLEGSLAAHGVAPGDVTDVVLTHLHFDHAGGSTRRIDGEPAVAFPNATYHVQRRHWNWAADPNPKEAQSFRADTFAPIEEAGQLNLVEGEATLLPHVDVSLVHGHTEAQQTVTVRDDETTLVYVADLLPTTHHLSPAWTMAYDVRPLRTIEEKGEFLEQAADSEWKLFFEHDPEVAVADVERTDRGMQVVNERPLDAL is encoded by the coding sequence ATGCCCGAAATTGGTCCCTACACGCTTCACACCGTCGATACCGGTCGCTTTGGACTGGACGGCGGTGCCATGTTCGGAATCGTGCCGAAGCCCCTCTGGTCGCAGCGCATCGAGCCGGACGGGCAGAACCGCATTCCGCTGAGCATGCGGTGCCTCCTGCTGATTGGGGGCGACCGCGTCGTGTTGATCGACACCGGCGTCGGCGATACGTTTGAGGATACGAAGTTTCAGGACATCTTCGCGGTGGACCACAGCGGGGCCACCCTTGAGGGCTCGCTCGCAGCACACGGGGTGGCGCCGGGGGACGTGACCGATGTCGTCCTCACGCATCTCCACTTCGACCACGCGGGCGGGAGCACGCGTCGGATCGACGGCGAGCCCGCGGTTGCCTTCCCCAATGCGACCTATCACGTCCAGCGACGACACTGGAACTGGGCCGCGGACCCGAACCCGAAAGAGGCACAGTCCTTCCGTGCCGATACGTTTGCCCCCATCGAGGAGGCCGGTCAGCTCAACCTCGTGGAGGGGGAGGCGACGCTCCTGCCGCACGTTGACGTGTCCCTCGTCCACGGCCACACCGAGGCGCAGCAAACCGTAACGGTGCGGGACGACGAGACGACCCTCGTCTACGTGGCGGACCTCCTGCCGACCACGCACCATCTTTCTCCGGCCTGGACGATGGCCTACGATGTCCGCCCGCTCCGGACGATTGAGGAGAAAGGCGAGTTTTTGGAGCAGGCGGCGGATTCGGAATGGAAATTGTTCTTTGAGCACGACCCGGAGGTTGCGGTTGCCGACGTGGAACGCACCGACCGCGGCATGCAGGTTGTCAACGAACGGCCCCTCGACGCTTTGTGA
- a CDS encoding histidine kinase dimerization/phospho-acceptor domain-containing protein translates to MSDFEEPETTDELHEALSTVYHDLNNPLSIISGNAQFLLELSREEELDDQFASSAQDIQEASQRMAESLQRLTRLRDALEDQEQA, encoded by the coding sequence ATGAGCGACTTCGAAGAGCCCGAAACGACGGACGAGCTCCACGAGGCCCTGTCTACCGTCTACCACGATCTCAACAACCCCCTCTCTATCATTTCGGGAAACGCGCAGTTTTTACTTGAACTGAGCCGAGAGGAGGAGCTCGACGACCAGTTCGCCTCGTCGGCCCAGGACATCCAGGAAGCCAGCCAGCGCATGGCGGAATCCCTCCAGCGGCTGACTCGCCTCCGGGACGCGCTCGAAGATCAGGAGCAGGCATGA
- the porV gene encoding type IX secretion system outer membrane channel protein PorV: MADQVLSRAPRWFVAAFGLFLVGGLTVPAHGQVAQSSALFLRIEPDSRAAGMGNAGVATADNANTIFWNPSGLAFQKDTQVGVTHANWLPEFNANLFYEYLVGSYHVDGVGTFGGNVQYLNLGETEIRDPSGNRLGVTNSYQLAISTSYGVKVSERLGVGTSLRYIRSKLTSGQRVGGNGSASTFATDISALYRSAPFALGGADATFSAGLNIANLGGTLNFTEEPEPDPKDPIPANLRFGPALTIDFDEYNSLTFATDFNKSLVSVDRVAVQENDTTRTVRVGNTGFEALFDSWGTARGQTGPDDEPTELSLIEQFTVGTGVEYWYSDLFALRTGYYYENPDNGDRQFLTFGAGLRYNIVGVDISYLYTAENESPLANTLRFSLLFNFQ, encoded by the coding sequence ATGGCTGATCAGGTTCTTTCTCGCGCGCCCCGCTGGTTCGTTGCCGCCTTTGGACTGTTCCTCGTGGGGGGGCTGACGGTGCCGGCCCACGGACAGGTCGCCCAGTCCTCGGCCCTCTTCCTCCGCATTGAGCCCGACAGCCGAGCGGCCGGAATGGGCAACGCCGGGGTGGCCACCGCCGACAACGCCAATACCATTTTCTGGAACCCGTCCGGCCTCGCGTTCCAGAAGGACACGCAAGTCGGGGTCACACACGCGAACTGGCTTCCGGAATTCAACGCCAATCTCTTTTACGAGTACCTCGTCGGGTCGTACCACGTCGATGGGGTCGGGACGTTTGGGGGCAACGTCCAGTACCTCAATCTCGGCGAGACCGAGATCCGCGACCCGTCAGGGAACCGGCTCGGCGTGACGAACTCCTACCAGCTCGCCATCTCCACGTCCTACGGCGTGAAGGTGTCCGAGCGGTTGGGGGTGGGGACCTCGCTCCGGTACATCCGCTCAAAACTCACGTCCGGGCAACGAGTGGGCGGGAACGGGAGTGCCTCCACCTTTGCGACCGATATTTCAGCCCTGTATCGGTCGGCCCCTTTTGCGTTGGGCGGGGCGGACGCGACGTTTTCCGCGGGCCTCAACATTGCCAATCTGGGAGGGACGCTTAACTTCACGGAGGAGCCGGAGCCGGACCCCAAAGACCCAATCCCCGCGAACCTTCGCTTCGGCCCTGCGCTGACCATCGACTTCGACGAGTACAACTCGCTGACCTTCGCCACGGATTTCAACAAGTCGTTGGTAAGTGTAGACCGGGTAGCCGTGCAGGAGAACGACACGACCAGGACGGTTCGGGTCGGGAATACCGGCTTTGAGGCGCTGTTCGACTCGTGGGGCACCGCCCGCGGTCAGACAGGCCCCGACGACGAGCCGACGGAACTCAGCCTGATTGAGCAGTTCACGGTCGGGACGGGCGTGGAGTACTGGTACAGCGACCTGTTCGCGCTTCGGACGGGGTACTACTACGAAAATCCGGACAACGGGGACCGCCAGTTCCTGACGTTCGGGGCCGGGCTCCGGTACAACATCGTCGGCGTGGACATCTCGTACCTCTACACCGCGGAAAACGAAAGCCCCCTGGCCAACACCCTCCGGTTCTCACTCCTGTTCAACTTCCAGTAG
- a CDS encoding TetR/AcrR family transcriptional regulator produces MTTATDGSEEAELRRHILDTARHLLVQEGYKALSMRTIADAIGYSATSIYLHFDGKDALLHALIHEGMMALRGRLRDAAAQHPESPVQRLDALCGCFVEFGLENPEYYEIMFQLRPERMERYPPEKYRAARENLDFFARALDEGVEQGIFEVDDSRVSASTVWASLHGTVSLLLADRVDVHIDPDAFIETAIRQVLRGFRAPAASTP; encoded by the coding sequence ATGACTACGGCGACCGACGGGTCGGAGGAAGCCGAACTCCGCCGCCACATTTTGGACACGGCGCGTCACCTGCTCGTGCAGGAGGGCTACAAGGCGCTGTCGATGCGCACGATTGCCGACGCCATTGGCTACAGCGCCACCAGCATCTACCTTCACTTCGACGGCAAGGATGCGCTGCTCCACGCCCTCATCCACGAGGGCATGATGGCGTTGAGAGGTCGTCTCCGCGACGCGGCGGCACAACACCCTGAGTCCCCGGTTCAGCGCCTCGACGCCCTCTGCGGCTGCTTCGTCGAGTTTGGGCTCGAAAACCCGGAGTACTACGAGATCATGTTCCAGCTGCGGCCGGAGCGGATGGAACGCTATCCGCCCGAAAAGTACCGGGCGGCCCGTGAGAATCTGGACTTCTTTGCCCGGGCCCTCGACGAAGGCGTCGAGCAGGGCATTTTCGAGGTGGACGACAGCCGGGTGTCTGCGAGCACCGTCTGGGCGTCGCTGCACGGCACCGTGTCGCTGCTCCTGGCCGACCGCGTGGACGTGCACATCGACCCGGACGCGTTCATCGAGACCGCGATTCGACAGGTCCTCCGTGGATTCCGAGCGCCCGCCGCGTCCACGCCCTGA